DNA from Pelodiscus sinensis isolate JC-2024 chromosome 1, ASM4963464v1, whole genome shotgun sequence:
ctcaacttttttGAAACCTGGGTTGCTGCCTCCCCAATCTGTATCAGGGAGATAGATATCAGGGACCATTACTGGTCCTCAGACCAGACATTGAGAAAACCTGTTCTAGAGGTCATCTTGTGCATCCACCTTTGTTAAGACAGGGCTGAGTACAGTATTCAGTAGAACACGGAAATCACAATCATGGTATCCAGCCCAGAAAGCACCCCActgtggtcccccaagtaagcatgctctggccagccaggggaagtCTGGAGCTAATTTCCCTGTTTACTTGGGAGACCATGGAGGCACCGGTGCATTCACACCTTTGGAACCAACATTTACCCAAAAAAAGCCCACACaaccccagaaattcctgcatatgggcctgggTATTCCATTCACAGACTCAGAGACCATTTCAGAGATCTAGCCCAGTCTTCTTTGCCCCGTGTAATCACGTCGTACTCCAACCTGCCCTGTAACTCTTTCCTGAATGCTAGAATCACTAATGAGCCAGCAACTATTGTTTTGCAATAAAATGAGTCAGACAAGGAAGGAGATAAAAATAATGGGGGAAATACTATGGGGAATTTCAGCTAAGTTTGTGCTGCCAACTTCTCCAGACCTCATCtttacggctatgtctagactgcaggcttctttcggcagaaccttttttcagaagagatcttccgaaaaaacttccgaaagagagtgtccgcaCACAAAAGCatatcgaaaaagcgatctgctttttcgacagatagcatccagactgactgcacacatttaagctgtgattacaatgaatggagtggccaccaaagcacttgtgctttttcctctttcctcttctttcaaaagatctCCTCTTCCctgtctttcggaaaaaggcttcttccttgtagaaagattACCAAtgctaaaaaaaaccctctgttcttttgatttacttttggaagaacgcgattgcagtgtggacgtaactcaagttttgtcagaaaaatggccatttttccaacaaaactctgtagtgtagacataccccagggcaATTATTCCCTAGAACAGTAGTCTGTAATTTTGTATGCCTCTGTATTTCGACTGTTCAACTTAAAACACATAAGGACTGAATTTGGGGGCGTGTAGAACACCAGCAACTCCTGTTGGCCTAAATTACAGcgctgggtgctcagcacctacaTAAATTAGACCCGATTGTCTATAACTATGCACCCAAACATAAAGACTAAGCCTTAACTTCTCTGTacctccatttccccatctgtaaagtggagCTAATAATAAGTTACCCATCTTGGTAAAATGCTTCCTGATCCTCAAATGCTGTATTAGGGGGgatatattattattatcatcattattattgTTGCTATTATTActgttgttaataataataattatatttaaaaggcaaaatatataaactaattttaaaaagttcaaaTGGTATTCATTGCCACTGGGTATTCTGGAGGCAAATACCTcaggagagatttttaaaagattatatATTATTAGGAAGAAATGCATCTACAATGTTGCTGGCTAGGAAAAAAATGACAAAGGCAGTCATTTCTCCTGAGAGACACCTCTACTAACTCTACATTGAATAGAAATTTCCTATTATTTAATCTAAAATACAATATttcttatttttctctttgtcATCACAAAACCTGTTATTGCTAGTATAATAGAGCTAAAAGGTGCAGTcttttttctcccaaaataagccatgttgattttaaatgtttgtaGCTCTGCTATGTCTGCTAAGCTGAGCCTCTGTTGGTGGGTCAGAAGGCACCAGACTAGATAGACACGTGATATGATCCATTGTGTCAGGTGTTAGAATACCACATTAGACAAATCATTGTTTGGATCCTGCTTAGTAGGTGGATGGGATACTGAATTATAAAGACCAGTATTCTGATCTAACTTAGCAGGGCATGGCATACAGGACCATACAAACTAATGGTCGGAGCACTGCTGACCTGTTGATCTATTGTCTGTTGCATGGTCCCAATTCTGGAGGACCCAGATCCCCTTTCTCACAGGTTTATCTCCATGTAGTGTTTAAACATCACAATGACTCTTTAGCTGATATCCCTGTCTTTTGTGTGTAGGGTGAATGCTGCCTATGAAGCACCAGCCTATGAGGAGGTGGTGACAATGACACCAGCCCCGACAGTCTGGACAATCACCTCCAATTCTGGCACCGTGTCCTCAACagtgggggagccccccccataCAGTGTGGTCATTGAGCCACCCAGCATGGCAGAGACTGGGGTGGAGACCTTCAGCGTCTCAGTGGCATCAGGCACCAGGCGTGCCTCTGAGGCAGATGCGGGCTCCAGGCTGCACCTTAGGTTGGTGCTGCCCCCTAGGATGCAGCGGTTTGCCTCTGATATCCATGATGTCAAAGGTGCTGAAGAGAGGCTGGAGCGGTTGGAGCCACTCACCCCACCACCTGATTATGAGAGTCCCACTGATGATGACGTCTTTGCAGAAGTTTTCCAGCCCTCAAGACAGTGATAAAACAGACAGAGCTTGGTTGTTATGGATGAGGCACCTAGCCCATATAGTGCCaccacaaactggagaaagtggCGCAGTGTTGTGACTCATATCATGGGAGCACAATGCAGGATgtggggctagggttgccagatggatacaagaaaaataccggacacacttgacattatatcacaatgtACATCACATCttttttagaaaataccggacatttctattttctcatttctattttctcaatttgtttcctgaacagaaagctcaaatactgaactgtctggttcaaaaccggacacctggcaaccctatgtggggCAAAAGCACAACACTGAGACCAGGGCTGTAGTCTGGAAGTGTGAAGAGGATAATGCACAAAAGGCCCCTGTTCCAGTACACACAGTACACTCTGTACTTCTCCACACACAATGTCCCCTCTCTCCTTCACTTCCTACATATACTACTCACTGTCCACTACCCACTCCAACACCATCCACTATTttctacacatacacacacacactatgcatTACCTCCCTACATGGACAAACTACAAACAAACACAGACtccctcactcacacacacatacaatctGTTATTCCCTGCACAAACACATTTACTGCTTCCTACAAACATATATGTACTATGTAACTTCTCCAACTCTCATGAACCCACCATCCTTACGCACACACATATGCCAATGTCCTGTAGCATTTCTTAGATTTCATGCTATCTTGGCACCTTCTTCAGAAACTGAGCTCTCCCAGATATGATACAATAATGATATAATaagtccaaaacagactgtgaagattTACAAGGATGCCTAACAAAACTGAgtgaaagggcaacaaaataacagatgaaattcaatggtgatagttgcaaagtaatgcacattggaaatccCTAttgtatgtataaaatgatggggactaaattagctgttaccactcaacaGAAAGATCTTTGAATctttgtgaatagttctctggaAATATCCACTCAATTTGCAGCATCAATCAAAAAAGCTAAAAGAATGTTTAGAATTTTTAAGACAGGGATAGatgagaagacagaaaatatattacctctatataaatcttATGTTATGCCCATATcttgcagatctggtcaccccattaaaaaaataccttggcattggaaaatgtttAGAAAAAGGTGACAAAAATAAtaagggatatggaacagcttcagtTTGAGgacagattaataagactggggaTTTTCATcgtggaaaagagacaactaaggagggatatgattgaggtctccaaaatcatgactggagtgtagagaaagtaaatactGAAGTGTCATTTACTTCTTTTCATAACACAAAAAGtaggaggtcaccaaatgaaacaagcagcacatttaaaacaaacaaaaggaagtatttctttacacaacacacagtcaacctgtggaattctctgctagaggatgttgtgaagggcaaGACTATGTCAGGGTTAAAAACAAGAACTggaagatagatccatcaatggctattagtcaggatgagcagggatggtgtctgtagcctctgCTACAAATTGGGATTAGTACAtgattccttctgaagcacctggcgttggccatctgagaagacagaatactgagctagatggactctTGGTCTGGACATTCTTATGCTCTGTTCTGATGGGCTGTGAATTAGAGACCATCCCATAAAGTGGTTTGTTCAAAACCAGGTGAGTCTTAGATGAGAAATGAAAATAAGTGACTACTCACTGGCAGGTACCGAAGACAGTCATAGCCTTGTAGAGGTAGCTATACATTGTATAGGCTCTCTGCAATCCTGGCTGTGGATTCCCCCCTGAAAAGCTATTTGTGGAGCCCACACCACAGATTGCTTTATTGGCTTCATGGACAGAAAGAAGATGGAACAGAAACAAAATTTAAAGAAAGCCAGGATAAGGAATTAAGAGAGTTAACTGTCATGAACTTCTGGGACAAGAATCAGAAGGGTCAGTAGATGGAGAATTGATTGAAAAAAGTATACTGGAAAGTCAGAGCACTGCACAGCTGTGCAGAGCCCAAGATGCTCTGCATCCATGGAGAATGAACAAAGATCTAGGTTCCAACCCACTACAATCTTgcattttttaatttgtatttttagGGCTATTgatttatgtttttaaaagtgtgtttCAGCTGAAGTTTTACTTTCCAGTGATgactttttaaatgttatttatattacagtaatgGCTATCTGTCCCAACCAAGATTAGAACCTCATCATGCTAGGCTCTAATAAACAGATAGTCATTGCTCCAAGCAGCTTACAAGACAAAGGATGGGAAGCAAAAAGTGTATGTGACCCCTTTCTTTTGGTCTTGAAGTATATTGATTCTGTTTCCAATAAAGGCActatcagagagagaaagagagagctggTTCCACTGGAACCctcttgggctcgtctacattggccccttttcgtctacattggccccttcaaattaggaataagatcctccggaaaagggcgctttttccggaggatcggggccagtgtagacgctcttttctggcttttctaaaagccggaaaaaagcggcggacatttttatttaaatgccacgggggatatttaaatcccccgcggatttccctattgcgatctctgaaattaacatgccccttccggaaaaggggccagtgtagacgtagcctttatgttcaAAACAATACTACAACACAGAAGGGACATGGAGGACCCTTAAGAATGAAGCAGTAGCTAGAACAATGACCCTAGATGCATACTGCAAAGCTCACTGGACTAAAAGAATGAATTGTTGGTCAGACAATGAGTTATTGTGCCAGCAGCAGTGGTGTCAAAACGTATTTGGAGGAAAGAGACAAATTCCATGTTTAATACTGGTCTATAGTGGTTCAagccagtgtttttcaaccagcaTTACAAGTATCCTTAggagtactcaagagaagtccggggagtatgtcaacacaactgaaatttggagaaaactgaatttttgttctaagttttacagcgctttattatttttttactttttacacccaaaaatttcatctcccacccagctacgattaacttgtttaaacaaatgtgttgcaatggtagaaaaaaatgtgtctgaaaactacttataattctttttttaaatgggtactttataaaaaaggttgaaaagCACTGGTCCAAGCTATAGTTCATAACtacccccctccatccccactgcccacacacacacacaacatacaGTGGAATGTCCCCTGAGAGCAGTGGGAGGTTTGTACAGAGATCAAAGGACGAAAGTGGCCTTTACAAAGTAAATAAATATTCAGTGATTATTATTTGTTCAGAGCCTTATTGTCACATTTGGCATTGAGGAAGGAAATCTGCATCTGGCTGGGCCTCTGCTATTTCTGCACCTTGTgtctcctccttctcttctccctgctcTGTTTCTCCCCACCTTCCCTGTCTCTGTGAGCTGCTTTGTGTTTTCCTCTTCATTTCCTTCCCTGTTACTGCACCCATTTCCTGTTTCAGTGGGTTCCACTTCCTCCTTAACTCTCATCCCAAACAATAACAAACTGGGGATTAATTACTCAGTGTTGACAATGGCAGGTATCATTGGGATTTAGAGCACATTCTTTAATCAGATTAATACAGGTCTGGGGAGTGAGTCTTTCAAGCTGTATGAATACTGAAGGAGACATGGCTGTATTGGTTAAATTCTGTTCATCTTTGGAAGGTTAGTGCTGCAGCCATAAGGACTagaaccttttttttaaatgaaagtttagaTTCTGGAGAATGTGAACATTTCATGCAGGTCACAAAATTACTTCAGTTTAGTTGCAGGTGTAGTTATTTCAGCGAGGGTAGTCGGGATTTACTGCTGAGGTGTCCTCGCAGGTTTCTGGCTCCGTTGATGATGATAAgcagaaggctgcttgtgtgtgtgctcagtgatgtgcgCTAtgtcgacttgtgcacttagtctccacagacTGCAGATCctaagagagcccccaaagaccacaaatcagataaggattgaaggtgccaggccaggtttactgttaagcaaagtacagtaatagttgccAATAGACGAACCATTATgcatatgtacttgccacaatgcAATGACTCAAtaagtgggaaatttccactgcccctccagtcatccaaagactgtccccccaagacaccattttatatacaggtacaacaaatcacacctcactgctgttaccaccctctgacactacttagataccacccatcaccctgtacctcgtggtttgattagatcatctctatccatcatgctgtcattttagaccctttcctgaacctgaatCTGtgtctgtgaggagtgggtaccaaggtcttttttaatgagctagtgataCCACATGATTTCAatttatgaccagtaccaattattgctCTGCAGTCGGTACCTagcaccaattagtgttttgcactctcagccctgtttgtgccaagttctgtgaggtagggcctgcctcttgctcatagcttagccatgttttgtccattgtcaggggtggcccgtgtgtataggccaactcggccgttgcctagggcaccgcgttaaacggggcacccaatgatgacgtcactccattgagggctgtggaggcgggggcaccgattgcgcattctgcctggggcgccagctgctggcagcccgcctcgggccgcCCCTGTCCATTGTtatctaggcctcaggcctcagaccaggtCTGTGCTGCATTCGCTTTAGGCCTTCATCTTGCTACATTAGGCAGTTTGTTTGACAGGCAAGTCCTAAAGCAAAAAGAAGAGTTTCATTTCTAACTACCACTGATTCATTGcattgtatgtctacacttaaaaggctGCATCAGCTCAGCTCTACCAATGCAGCTGCACTGTTGTAACACTTTAATGAAGATTGTTGTGaagtttaattggttaatgttTGGAGACACTTAGATCATGCAAAGCTGTATAAATGTGAATGCATTTTTAATGAATTCATCCCTTTACCACTTAATGAGTTCATTAAactcattttgaaaataaatattccCTGAAATATTGTGCCTCACCCTCCCTCCATCTCATTCCCGCTTAACGGTTGATGGAGTTGTCTTGATGAGAGAAAGAAGCATTACTTGTTCAGAGCATTTCAGAGCCTGAAGTTGAAATGAGTGGTTCTGAGAAGATTTTTGTCCCATATAGCTGAAGATTTTCCTCAAGATTTCAAACTGAGCCTCATGCCTACCAATTTCCAACTAAATGGAAAGTCTTCTTCAGATTCCTCCCAGAATCCTAGAGCAGGCCAGTGATACAATTTTTATGTGGATGCTGCCCATAGTATTTTCCCCTAATtttaggaaaaaatgttttaaaatccaaCAAAGTTAAAAATAAGGTCATTTATTTGGAGAGAAGgatgaaagggagagagaaaaaatatagcTCAATACCCTCAAGTAAATGAATCCAAACTTACATCATTAACTCTCCATAGTCCCTCAACTGACCCAAGAATTTTCCAGACTACATGCATttggatttcaaagcactttgaaaaatctgcttttaaACAGAAAGTTCTGTTGTACCTTAATTATGGATGTCTCTAGATTTTTTTCTCTACTGCTTCTCCTGTTGGGTATGATGTGGCCAGCATCTCCTGCAGGAGAGAGAGGggcattcaattttttttaaaggaaggatCGTAAACCACAACAAAACATACTTCTTTGGTGTAGCCATCCCACAATagttatgcacacacacactttcctttCTATTGAAGAGAGAGAAGAGCTTGTGCTGAGTTCtaatggaagggaaggagagggggctcCATCAGCATTCTGCTGTTAGCTCCAGTCTCCTCAGAGCCAGGAGTCTTTCTCCCCTCCCAtagaaaaaaaggaggaaagaaggaaggaaggaaagagcaAGCACTTTTGGCAAAGTGTAGACAGTGCTCAGTTTTTACAGAGACGAGCATGGCCAGGAATCTTTCTCCCCTAAGTCCCTCTGCTGGAGACACGGGGGGAGAAGAGCTAGAGCTAGATCCAGATCCTCAGATCCTTCTGCCCACAAAGAATCCTGGAGCAAAGGCATGTGGACAAGGTTCTCCATGAGTACTagcacccccagctgctccaAGATGACAAGAAGGGACTCAGGGCCAGGGATGAACCTGTCTGGATCAGGGATTGGAACATGGTCCTCATGGGTGGtcagtgaaggtagggctggggaaggcaagactccagccccaccccttcttctggGGCTCCGCCCACCATGAGAGCCAAGCCATCTCCTCGCCTGCTCACCACAGGGAGGTGGAGCAATACCCCATGCATTCACCCCTCACCACCATGTGGAGGGGAGCGGGTGGGCGCACAGTCCTAGTCTCCCCATTCTGGAGCACTGGAAGGGCGGGCAataggggcagcaacactccacccccagaacgcctacagcaggcattctgggggaaGAGTGTGGGCAGAATCAatctggtggtttgggaaggcaatgccttccccggCCTAGCATACCAGCCACCCATGATGGTCCCCTTAAAGTCCCAGGATTTCCACTGAATCAGGAGATAATCTTAACTCAAATCTAACTTACTCCCTGCTCTGATTCTGCCTTCCCAAGGGGAACATTCCCAATTCACAGACCCTGCAGCTGCAGACCCTACAAGCTATTGGAGTCAGCCTGCCTATGCCTGGAGTCAGGGAGCTAGACTCAGAGTCATTTGCATCACATTCTGGGAAAGAGGTGGTGAATCAGAATGGGGCTTTGCTGTTCCTTACAGCCTTTACTCTCTCCTGGGACACTGGACCTGATGTAGAAGTTGACAcactatggccgtgtccagactcagcggttttttcgggaaaagtagccttttcccgaaaaaacttcccctgcatccagactcaagccgcgttctttcgaaattatttcgaaagaacacggcttttctttcgatggcggtaaacctcgtttcacgaggaagaacgccttccttcgaaagttcctctttcgaaggaaggcgttcttcaatgtaaagaggccgtcttcgaaagagagcatccagactcgctgggtgctctctttcgaaaaagcggatttctctttcgaaagaagcctgcagtctagacatagcctatgagagaAGTTGGCAGGTCAGGAACAACAGACCACATACTGTGCACatagggtggccagatggttgcaacaaaaataccggacacacttgacattacatcacaatctacattacatcttatttagaaaataccagacatttatattttctcaatttttttcccaaacagaaagctcaaatactggactgtccagttcaaaaccagacacctggcaagcctaccCCCACACCCTTGGAACAGGCATTGTGCTCAGGGTGGAATATCTGATTCATTGATCAGGTGCATAAGAAGAGGTTTCACCATTTGTCTTTGTCTCTCTAGACTGGGACAATGTTCACTATCTGGGCTGGTGCTGTCTCTTCTGAACTCCTGATTCATGAACACCTGATCAGAATGGAGACAGACCCCTTGATCCTCGCTGGCTCCAAAAGCCCTTGGTCAGAGGAAGAGAGTGAATCTCAGAGCCAGTGGTGGAGAAGAGCTGACTCCCTTCGGACCCATCTGGTTCTCTAGGAAGGTATCTGTGACTCTTCTGTACACACCATCTCCTGGATCTCAtgaagggagcaggggaggttGAGCAGGTGGTAGGGGAATTTGAGGGTCTCACTCCCAAAGCCAGCCAGTGCCCTGACTTGAAGTTCCATCTCCTTCCCCGTCCCTGAAGGAGGAAGGGCCCAACATAGCACTGACCAAGGATGGCCCTCTGGAATACAGGCTAGGAAGACAGAGTGGGAAATGGATTTCAAGTCCTCAACCCCCCACCAACAATTAAGGTAAAACTGCCCCCTGACACTCCTCACCATGCTCACTTCCAAGATATATTGGAGCCTGCCTGTGTCTGGAGACTCCCCACCCTAGCATGGCAAGCCTGAGGTCAGACAAGCCTTTGTGCAAAGCCTGCAAAGGAAGGGACAGCCATGGATCATAGTTGGGTACAGTGGCCATATTTTCTGACccaaaaatagggacacattgtttccattagccatgccccttaGGCTCCACCCACCTGCCACAAGAAGGTCTGCTCCAGGATAGTACTtttggggtcaagatggacacatgaccagaagtaaagggtgtcatgtgacctctctAAGACCTCTTCCCACTGACCTCTACCAATAGGAATGGGTTTGGGCCCCATAGgacattcttccccccccccatgcaactatactgcaattgcattaacccaggcTCTAGACTTGAGGTCCTATGACACTGCAGCACTAGGAGTCCAACCTcaattcaagatgagatccaggatcctAGACCTATTAATTTACAATGAagatgcagccccatttgactcagggcctgggagtcacccagaactatcccacaatttcatgggacaacttccttagtcctcttaactgatgatgcttaccggttccaattaactggtaatcagAGGGAGCTGGAGTAAATCCCCACCTGATGCAGGCAGCAGGCTGCTTCAGTCCTACAGAGGGCCTGATGTAGACAGGGGTTGCTCTTgtccagagcagctcctgtctgtggagGACCTGGGGGCCCCGAAGGCAGGGACTGTGCtagtgtccagagcagcctctatctgaGAGGAAAACCAGTCTGCTGTGGACAGGGTATGACcgaccaggccaggtctgggcacagctgtgggcgtccgctcagggcgaattgctcaaactcagggctccttacagctccAGACTGgggaccttcccaaacaggccacaaaccagtcataccaagtgcttcagctgccaatctggccaggcagaagcctcacaagcaaaaacCCTCTGAcagccagctctccctgtgccccaatcagccccgggccgaacacacaggtgagggttgttagaacccaatctcacctatcTCGAACGGGTTCGTcaggtcccaagaaaccagccacaggtcccagccaatctacactctggatcttacccataagatcacactgagccaattctttagaatctaaaatctaaaggtttattactaaaagaaagaaaagcatgagagtaaggctgttaaagaaaatacattacatgcatcaaatcatccagttctcgatacagggtctgagcagagatgttacaactgctaccttaaaagtctctggtgtacatcctttgtcaggatgggtccacagttatTTCCGGCTTGTTTTTCCCTGCAAGGccgcatctgggatcaggagcaaaactgaagacaaaaatggagggtgccacatggcacttatatacctctcctggcatcttcttggccagagaaggtcacatggtccaatgacctatccctgtgtcccatcttGCAGCCCTTCgaccctggctggtttgcaggtatcagtcacattcctgagcttcattgtctccttgctaattagcatagccattggctgagcattccttgcccattgttcagccaCAGACAATTTTCCAGCATCCCtacagagtacatgtttataactccacatacagatatcatacaagtacctgaatagcatatacagaatcagtagaacacaagctttcatgtgCCACCTCACATGGCCCTCTTTGTATACACTTTGGAGTAAATACCTTCCCTCCCATGGATGCAGCAGTGATCTgactgctccccttaaaatccagtaacttgACACAAGGGATGctctggagggggctgggagttgcTCGCAGCCCCATTGTGACCTAACATTAACAGGTTAACTgatgaatgggaatttacatccctaatgagatgtACTGCAGctgcattttttgaagttactgcaaaaTTATCAAGTATCTTccatttccacaagccagaatgacaatactgaactaacCATGACAATTACAGGGTGGAGACCATGTACCTAACCCTCAGCACGACTGCTTGAAAGGTACATTTTCCATGGAGGTTAAGGAGGCtcggctattttatatgtaaagctactgagaaatgtatatgtcaataccGTGATGACAATGCCTATATTAAGTAAATAATACTTAATAATAAatgccaaatgagaccacttcccaacctgcttacaaagggcctgatccaatttaaactttaagctaggattgggcccaaagcaatctgttgaCATTACTCAAAAAGATCCAATTAGCATTT
Protein-coding regions in this window:
- the TMEM139 gene encoding transmembrane protein 139 encodes the protein MWVESHWRGIRQALLFVFTAALLIGVTMLAISSNINPVGFFFLGVGGVCLIGYLLSVFVECFLKQRHVQETTQAATRRQSQAGVNAAYEAPAYEEVVTMTPAPTVWTITSNSGTVSSTVGEPPPYSVVIEPPSMAETGVETFSVSVASGTRRASEADAGSRLHLRLVLPPRMQRFASDIHDVKGAEERLERLEPLTPPPDYESPTDDDVFAEVFQPSRQ